The Platichthys flesus chromosome 8, fPlaFle2.1, whole genome shotgun sequence genome has a window encoding:
- the ankhd1 gene encoding ankyrin repeat and KH domain-containing protein 1 isoform X4, which produces MQDAVTGTAMLTDGFEDEIDSVTPRSPVAGMGVGATPGGVGLGGIGIGVGGKKVRLYGEPGGPAAEKLDFKLAAAAVLSSGPGSGSDEDEVSEVESFILDQEDLDNPIMKTASELLLSSATDGVDLRTVDPETQARLEALLEAAAFADPEVLRRLTSSVSCALDEAAAALTRMRAENTLNAGQADNRSLAEACSDGDVNAVRKLLDEGRSVNEHTEEGESLLCLACSAGYYELAQVLLAMHANVEDRGIKGDITPLMAAASGGYVDIVKLLLVHGADVNAQSSTGNTALTYACAGGFVDVVKVLLKEGANIEDHNENGHTPLMEAASAGHVEVARVLLEYGAGINTHSNEFKESALTLACYKGHLDMVRFLLEAGADQEHKTDEMHTALMEACMDGHVEVARLLLDSGAQVNMPADSFESPLTLAACGGHVELAALLIERGANLEEVNDEGYTPLMEAAREGHEEMVALLLAQGANINAQTEETQETALTLACCGGFLEVADFLIKAGADIELGCSTPLMEAAQEGHLELVKYLLAAGANVHATTATGDTALTYACENGHTDVADVLLQAGANLEHESEGGRTPLMKAARAGHLCTVQFLISKGANVNRSTANNDHTVVSLACAGGHLAVVELLLAHGADPTHRLKDGSTMLIEAAKGGHTNVVSYLLDYPNNILSVPAPDLSQLTPPSQDASQVPRVPIQALAMVVPPQEPDRAPSNIVTPPPISSKSMSKQRQASLQPGVPTSVGRGPEAEPLPPFHLCQPLECIVEETEGKLNELGQRISAIEKAQLQSLELIQGEPLTKDKIEELKKSREEQVQKKKKILKELQKVERQLQLKTQQQFTKEYMEAKGLKEEQEVGLSQGPGPGSTTSAPGSLPTTPGAQVHTSSDTDEEANKDGELEEQLGEDGEEEEDDDEEDDCSEDEAEGEEEDYPKLPQVGTILYRDGSQPPQQPPLPPSPQAQPQPPPPPLQAAFVPIQPLPDYNPADYPGSTSPELQRVLVGQQMLGQQQQVQSQLLAGLGQGVAITPDGLMVATPAQTLTDTLDDIMAAVSNRVPMLNTTSPTPLSQPNTQSPSNIASPPSVLPLYPSVDIDAHTESNHDTALTLACAGGHEELVSVLIARGANIEHRDKKGFTPLILAATAGHVGVVEVLLDKGGDIEAQSERTKDTPLSLACSGGRQEVVELLLLRGANKEHRNVSDYTPLSLAASGGYVNIIKILLNAGAEINSRTGSKLGISPLMLAAMNGHVPAVKLLLDMGSDINAQIETNRNTALTLACFQGRAEVVSLLLDRKANVEHRAKTGLTPLMEAASGGYAEVGRVLLDKGADVNAPPVPSSRDTALTIAADKGHYKFCELLINRGAHIDVRNKKGNTPLWLAANGGHFDVVQLLVHASADVDAADNRKITPLMAAFRKGHVKVVQYLVKEVNQFPSDIECMRYIATIADKELLKKCHQCMETIVKAKDQQAAEANKNASILLKELDLEKSREESKKQALAAKREKRKEKRKKKKEEQKRKQEEEEGQKVKEEFFEMQEQKEDSADESDVPIEPPSATTTTTIGISATSTTFTTAFGKKRASVATTPSTNRKNKKNKTKDSSPNEPIILQDPQVALAQHKADKNKIHGEPRGGGVTGGNSDSDPLDSTDCASESSSSGGKSQELNYLPDLTSSASSSSSSSSSSSSSSAPSSAAAQTLMPGPEKRHCPQPQTDGKLDNKVTVSISKPMQKAPDMGDCISNSLPSPFKTMALPITSPNSKLSLTSPKRGQKREEGWKEVVRRSKKLSVPASVVSRIMGRGGCNITAIQDVTGAHIDVDKQKDKNGERMITIRGGTESTRYAVQLINALIQDPAKELEDLIPRNHIRAPGSKTTSASFSSSTGIPSGSTTGPKALSSLVASTGVSFQPSSSSSSSSSQAGGKIGKGLSSNVRQPFPVSLPLAYAHPQLALLAAQTMHQIRHPRLPMAQFGGTFSPAASTWGPFPVRPVSPGSANSSPKHNGGTNSTVGHARPNSTHSDHSNTASSGAQVTSNNNTTSAPNASTASASPHTPNPTPYNPQPSIPTPSSVRKQLFAPDPKPAGITSVSAAATATSGTNAVRGPGSPAHHSSTATTANASQQSVGPISTPSAQSAKTEPSAVAHPGKDKPSGENQPVSVSESINSYAAPAMALAPKPEHRQQLPPPPSSVPSTEAPPPLLNPQPSSHLQSAPPPVLSHNVAHHNNTVPHFSAPAPRVSHRMQQPGPYYSLSEQQQQQQQQQQQQQSQQHQQQSVFVPFNSQQESLKQTQNQTSQPSSLPPQAQSQAQAQVSANLGMINGSQMQHVANAGKPQQLPPNFGPGGLFNFSSIFDNNSQVGNNQVWGACHLPARSPPEQSYSAPPAYMSMGQMENMMPPPPQDSSKAPGYRSGSQRMLNSPIALSGYATGSPVYLHGHTAVGTPSFSRQHFSPHPWSASTSGESPVPPPSTVSSSAMSTSAVAPPPQPKQGNSSQQDRKVPPPIGTERLARIRQTGSVNPPLLTTSYTASVGQGGIWSFGVGSASEAMSGWSQPLMSSHMMHPQLQAEQSAFSQHQPMEQDDTGIANPANNYHQPQHLPNSYMDFPKGMPMSMYGGTMLPPHPPMAEGPGGPMYNGLHAGDPAWSPIIKVVPNNADNADPQQQVWPGTWAPHVGSVHLNHVN; this is translated from the exons ATGCAGGATGCAGTAACCGGGACGGCAATGCTGACGGACGGCTTCGAGGACGAGATTGACTCGGTGACTCCTCGCTCCCCAGTGGCAGGGATGGGGGTAGGAGCGACACCAGGAGGAGTCGGACTAGGGGGCATTGGGATTGGTGTGGGTGGAAAGAAAGTACGTTTATACGGCGAACCAGGCGGACCTGCAGCAGAAAAACTGGATTTCAAACTGGCGGCCGCGGCCGTCCTCTCCTCGGGTCCAGGATCCGGCAGCGACGAAGACGAGGTTTCAGAG gTGGAGTCATTCATTTTGGACCAGGAGGACCTTGATAACCCCATCATGAAGACAGCGTCAGAGCTGCTTTTGTCAAGCGCCACAGACGGGGTCGATTTAAGGACTGTAGATCCAGAGACACAGGCACGACTTGAAGCTCTTCTGGAAGCTGCAG CTTTTGCAGACCCCGAGGTGCTGCGGCGACTGACGTCATCTGTGAGCTGTGCCCtggatgaagctgcagcagccctGACACGTATGAGAGCAGAAAACACGCTCAACGCCGGCCAAGCCGACAA CCGTAGTTTAGCAGAGGCGTGCTCAGATGGAGACGTCAACGCTGTGCGCAAATTGTTGGATGAGGGACGGAGCGTCAacgaacacacagaggaaggggAGAGCCTGCTGTGCCTCGCCTGCTCGGCTGGCTACTACGAACTTGCACAG GTGTTGTTGGCCATGCATGCCAACGTGGAGGACAGAGGCATCAAGGGAGACATAACGCCACTCATGGCCGCTGCCAGCGGAGGTTATGTGGACATCGTAAAACTACTTCTGGTCCACGGAGCAGATGTTAATGCACAGTCCTCAACAG GCAACACAGCTCTAACGTACGCATGCGCCGGTGGCTTCGTGGATGTGGTGAAGGTGCTGCTCAAAGAGGGTGCAAACATTGAGGACCACAATGAGAACGGACACACGCCTCTTATGGAGGCGGCCAGTGCTGGCCATGTAGAGGTGGCCAGGGTACTTTTGGAGTATGGCGCCGGCATCAACACACACTCCAATGAATTCAAGGAGAGCGCGTTAACACTCGCCTGCTACAAAG GTCACCTGGATATGGTGCGTTTCCTGTTGGAGGCTGGAGCAGACCAGGAACATAAGACAGATGAGATGCACACAGCGCTAATGGAAGCATGCATG GACGGCCATGTGGAGGTAGCACGGCTGCTGTTGGACAGCGGCGCTCAGGTCAACATGCCAGCGGATTCCTTTGAGTCGCCGCTGACCCTCGCAGCGTGCGGAGGACACGTGGAGCTGGCAGCCTTGCTCATAGAGAGAGGAGCCAACTTGGAGGAG GTTAATGATGAGGGCTACACCCCCCTGATGGAGGCAGCTAGAGAAGGCCACGAAGAGATGGTAGCACTGCTACTGGCTCAAG GTGCTAACATCAACGCCCAGACCGAAGAAACCCAGGAGACAGCTCTGACTCTAGCATGCTGTGGAGGCTTCTTGGAAGTGGCTGACTTCCTCATCAAGGCCGGGGCCGACATCGAGTTGGGCTGCTCTACTCCTCTAATGGAGGCTGCACAGGAGGGCCATCTGGAGTTGGTCAAATACCTACTGGCTGCAG GGGCAAACGTTCATGCCACCACAGCCACAGGTGACACAGCACTGACGTATGCATGTGAGAACGGTCACACTGATGTTGcagatgtgctgctgcaggctgGAGCCAACTTG GAACACGAGTCTGAAGGGGGCCGGACGCCCTTAATGAAGGCAGCAAGGGCAGGACATCTCTGTACTGTGCAGTTCCTTATCAGCAAAG GTGCTAACGTGAACAGATCTACTGCCAACAATGATCACACAGTGGTGTCTTTGGCGTGTGCTGGAGGACATCTGGCTGTGGTGGAGTTGCTGCTTGCACATGGAGCGGATCCTACACACAGACTCAAA GATGGTTCGACGATGTTGATAGAAGCTGCTAAGGGTGGCCACACCAACGTGGTGTCCTACTTGTTGGACTACCCCAACAACATTCTATCTGTCCCAGCCCCCGACCTCTCCCAGCTCACTCCCCCCTCGCAAGATGCCTCTCAG GTTCCTCGTGTCCCGATCCAAGCTCTCGCCATGGTAGTGCCCCCTCAGGAGCCAGACCGAGCCCCATCAAACATCGTCACACCCCCACCCATCTCCAGCAAAA GCATGTCCAAACAGAGACAAGCATCCCTTCAGCCCGGTGTCCCCACCTCAGTTGGACGGGGGCCTGAAGCGGAACCTCTGCCGCCCTTCCACTTGTGCCAACCTCTAGAGTGCAttgtggaggagacagaggggaagCTTAACGAACTGGGCCAGAGAATCAGCGCTATCGAGAAAGCCCAGCTTCAGTCACTAGAGCTCATTCAGGGGGAGCCGCTCACCAAAGACAAGattgaggagctgaagaagagcagagaggagcag gtgcagaagaagaagaaaatcttgAAGGAGTTGCAGAAAGTTGAGcgacagctgcagctgaaaacacagcaacagTTCACCAAAGAGTACATGGAGGCGAAGGGCTtaaaagaggagcaggaggttgGACTGAGCCAGGGCCCGGGGCCTGGAAGTACGACGTCTGCTCCAGGGTCTCTTCCCACTACACCAGGTGCCCAGGTACACACCAGCTCCGACACAGATGAAGAGGCTAACAAGGATGGAGAACTAGAGGAGCAGCTGGGGGAGGATGGGGAAGAG GAAGAGGacgatgatgaggaagatgattgTTCAGAGGATGAGgcagagggtgaagaggaagatTACCCCAAGCTCCCTCAGGTGGGTACTATCCTCTACCGGGATGGATCACAGCCAccacagcagcctcctctgccCCCTTCGCCACAGGCTCAGCcccaacctcctcctccacctcttcaggCTGCCTTCGTCCCCATCCAGCCCCTGCCAGACTACAACCCTGCAGACTACCCGGGAAGTACCAGCCCGGAGTTGCAGAGGGTACTGGTGGGGCAGCAGATGCTGGGCCAACAGCAACAGGTTCAGAGTCAGCTGTTGGCTGGGTTAGGCCAAGGAGTGGCCATAACCCCAGATGGGCTCATGGTCGCTACACCTGCACAGACGCTCACAGACACGCTGGATGACATCATGGCAG CTGTGAGCAACCGCGTACCCATGCTGAACACTACGTCACCCACACCCCTGTCCCAGCCAAACACACAGTCGCCCTCAAACATCGCCTCGCCTCCTTCAGTCCTGCCCCTCTATCCCTCTGTTGACATCGATGCACAT ACGGAGAGCAACCACGATACAGCTCTGACGCTGGCATGTGCGGGGGGACATGAGGAGCTTGTGTCTGTCCTAATTGCACGGGGAGCCAACATCGAGCACCGGGACAAAAAAG GTTTTACCCCTCTGATCCTGGCTGCCACTGCTGGCCACGTAGGTGTGGTAGAGGTGCTCCTGGACAAAGGGGGTGACATTGAGGCTCAGTCGGAGAGAACCAAAGACACACCCCTCTCCCTGGCCTGCTCGGGAGGACGCCAAGAG GTTGTCGAGTTGCTGCTGCTTCGGGGAGCCAACAAGGAACACCGCAATGTTTCAGACTACACGCCTCTTAGCCTGGCTGCCTCTGGGGGTTACGTTAACATCATCAAAATACTCCTCAACGCTGGAGCTGAGATTAACTCCAG GACTGGCAGTAAGCTGGGAATCTCTCCTCTGATGCTGGCGGCTATGAATGGTCATGTACCGgcagtgaagctgctgttaGATATGGGCTCGGACATCAACGCCCAGATTGAGaccaacagaaacacagcacTGACCCTGGCCTGCTTCCAGGGACGGGCTGAAGTTGTCAGTCTGCTGCTAGATCGCAAGGCCAACGTGGAGCATCGTGCTAAG ACTGGTCTTACTCCTCTGATGGAGGCGGCCTCAGGAGGTTATGCAGAGGTGGGCCGAGTGCTGCTGGACAAAGGTGCAGATGTAAACGCTCCCCCAGTTCCCTCATCCCGAGACACTGCCCTCACCATTGCCGCCGACAAGGGCCACTACAAGTTTTGTGAGCTGCTAATCAACAG GGGTGCCCATATCGATGTACGAAACAAGAAAGGGAACACTCCTCTGTGGCTGGCAGCAAACGGTGGCCATTTTGACGTGGTCCAGCTCCTGGTGCATGCCAGTGCTGATGTGGATGCAGCTGACAACCGCAAGATTACCCCGCTCATGGCTGCTTTTCGCAAG GGTCATGTGAAGGTGGTGCAGTATCTTGTGAAAGAAGTCAACCAGTTCCCATCAGATATTGAGTGCATGAGATACATCGCCACAATTGCTGACAAG gagctgctgaagaaGTGCCACCAGTGCATGGAGACCATCGTCAAAGCCAAAGACCAGCAGGCGGCCGAGGCCAATAAGAACGCTAGCATTCTCCTCAAGGAGCTAGACTTGGAGAAG tcccgagaggagagcaagaagcaGGCTCTGGCTGCCAAGCGCGAGAAGCGTAAGGAGAAacgcaagaagaagaaggaggagcagaagaggaagcaggaagaagaagaggggcaGAAAGTCAAGGAGGAGTTCTTCGAGATgcaggagcagaaggaggacTCAGCCGATG AATCTGATGTTCCTATTGAGCCTCCCAGTgcaaccaccaccacaaccattGGTATATCTGCCACCTCTACCACTTTCACTACAGCTTTTGGAAAGAAGCGAGCTAGTGTGGCCACTACCCCAAGCACCAAtcgtaaaaacaaaaagaacaagacAAAGGACTCCTCGCCCAACGAACCAATCATATTACAGGATCCACAG GTTGCTCTAGCACAGCACAAGGCTGACAAGAACAAGATCCACGGTGAGCCGCGGGGTGGAGGAGTGACGGGTGGCAACAGCGACTCAGACCCCTTGGATAGCACAGACTGTGCCagcgagagcagcagcagcgggggcAAGAGTCAGGAGCTCAACTACCTCCCAGACCTCACCTCTTccgcctcatcctcctcctcctcttcctcctcatcctcctcatcctcagccccctcctcagcagcagcccaGACTCTCATGCCCGGTCCCGAGAAGAGACACTGTCCTCAGCCACAGACTGATGGCAAGCTGGACAACAAGGTCACAGTCTCAATCTCCAAACCAATGCAAAA AGCTCCAGACATGGGTGACTGCATTTCCAACTCCCTGCCCTCTCCATTCAAGACCATGGCTCTTCCCATCACCTCACCCAACAGTAAGCTCAGCCTCACGAGCCCCAAGAGAGGccagaagagagaagagggttGGAAGGAGGTGGTCAGAAG ATCAAAGAAGCTGTCTGTGCCAGCCTCCGTTGTGTCTCGAATCATGGGCAGAGGCGGCTGCAACATCACAGCCATCCAGGACGTGACAGGAGCTCACATTGATgtggacaaacagaaagacaagaaCGGGGAGAGGATGATCACCATAAG AGGAGGGACGGAGTCGACAAGGTATGCAGTCCAGCTAATCAATGCTCTGATCCAAGACCCAGCCAAAGAGCTAGAGGATCTTATCCCGAGGAATCACATCAGAGCCCCGGGCTCCAAAACGACATCTGCTTCCTTCTCGAGTTCCACAGGGATCCCCAGCGGTTCAACCACTGGACCCAAGGCACTGAGCTCGCTAGTCGCCTCCACAGGTGTCTCGTTCCagccctcctcatcctcatcttcatcatcctctcagGCAGGTGGAAAGATTGGTAAGGGCCTGTCGTCAAACGTCAGACAGCCGTTCCCTGTGTCTTTGCCCTTGGCGTACGCCCACCCTCAGCTCGCTCTACTTGCTGCTCAGACCATGCACCAGATCAGACACCCTCGCCTACCCATGGCCCAGTTTGGAGGCACCTTCTCTCCCGCAGCCAGCACCTGGGGACCTTTCCCTGTGCGCCCTGTGAGTCCAGGCAGTGCTAACAGCTCCCCCAAACACAACGGAGGAACCAACAGCACTGTAGGCCACGCCAGACCCAACTCAACTCACAGTGATCACAGCAACACAGCCAGCTCAGGAGCCCAAGTAACGtcaaacaacaacaccaccagTGCTCCTAACGCATCGACGGCTTCCGCCTCGCCTCATACCCCCAACCCTACCCCGTATAATCCCCAGCCGAGCATCCCCACTCCTTCCTCTgtcaggaaacagctctttgccCCTGACCCTAAGCCTGCTGGTATCACCTCGgtgtctgctgctgcaactGCAACCAGTGGCACAAATGCAGTAAGAGGCCCAGGATCTCCTGCACATCACAGTTCCACTGCAACTACCGCTAATGCCTCTCAGCAGTCAGTCGGTCCTATCTCAACGCCCTCTGCCCAGTCAGCTAAAACAGAGCCCAGTGCCGTGGCACATCCTGGAAAAGACAAGCCCTCTGGAGAGAACCAGCCTGTTTCTGTCAGCGAGAGTATCAACTCTTACGCTGCCCCTGCCATGGCTCTAGCTCCCAAGCCAGAGCACCGACAGCAGttgcctccccctccctcctctgtgccGTCCACAGAGGCTCCACCGCCCCTCCTCAACCCACAGCCCAGCTCCCATCTCCAAtcagctcctccccctgtcctgTCACACAATGTTGCacaccacaacaacacagtCCCCCATTTCTCAGCCCCTGCGCCCAGAGTCTCCCATCGTATGCAGCAACCAGGGCCTTACTACTCCCTttctgaacaacaacaacagcagcagcaacagcagcagcagcaacagtcgcaacagcatcagcagcaatCTGTGTTTGTGCCCTTCAACTCTCAGCAAGAATCTCTGAAACAGACCCAAAACCAGACATCCCAGCCCTCGAGTTTGCCTCCACAAGCCCAGTCCCAAGCCCAAGCACAGGTCTCTGCTAACCTGGGGATGATTAACGGTTCCCAGATGCAGCATGTTGCCAATGCAGGCAAACCTCAGCAATTACCTCCCAACTTTGGTCCTGGAGGCCTCTTCAACTTCAGCAGCATCTTTGATAACAACAGCCAG GTTGGAAACAATCAGGTGTGGGGTGCATGCCACCTGCCTGCACGCTCACCTCCAGAGCAGTCGTACTCGGCCCCACCCGCCTATATGAGCATGGGCCAAATGGAGAACATGATGCCCCCACCTCCGCAAGACAGCTCCAAAGCCCCTGGCTACCGCTCTGGCTCCCAGAGGATGCTCAACAGCCCCATTG CCTTGTCCGGCTATGCCACAGGCAGCCCTGTGTATCTGCACGGTCATACAGCGGTCGGCACCCCCTCCTTCAGCAGACAGCACTTTTCTCCTCACCCATGGAGTGCATCCACATCAG GCGAATCTCCTGTCCCACCTCCTTCCACAGTGTCATCTTCTGCCATGTCCACCTCCGCAGTGGCCCCTCCCCCTCAGCCTAAGCAAGGCAACTCCTCGCAGCAGGACCGGAAGGTTCCGCCACCCATCGGCACAGAGCGGCTTGCCAGGATTAGGCAGACGGGTTCGGTCAACCCACCTCTCCTTACCACAAGCT